AAAATCTCTGGCTCTGAGTTTAGTCAAGATATCCTTGAAGAAGTAACTCGGAGACTCCAACATCAACCAGAAGAACTCAAGAGCAAGCAAATATTTGAATTCATGACTCACCAACTTCGTGCTGGCTTAGCGCATGATGGATTTATAGAAGGGCTCATACCGGAAATATCGAATCGGCTTGATGGATGGTCTTGCTCCGAATGTATAGACGCACTTCACTATCTTGCATATTTTAATGCGCGGGAAGAAACATTACAGAACCAGCTGGGAGATAGGATAGCTCTCGAGATTGATTCTCTTACGTGGCATGAACGAGCGATAACGACTTGGTCCTTTGCTCGTCTCAACATACCCCATCAACCCCTGCTTACAGCCATAGAAGAACGAATAGGTGAGCTCCAGTCCAAAATATGTTCTCCACAAGATCTTGCCACCTTAGCTTGGAGCTATGCATTATTAGAAAAGGATAATGCAAAAGAAATTGTCAACACTATTTCCTCAATCTTCGAAACTGAAGCATCAGGACCACAAGAACAGCGACAAATGTATCATGCAAAAGTTGCCTTGGGACTATCGTCACCTGGAAGCTATGCTAAGCCCATTCAAGAATTAGCTGAACAGGAGATTCGAGCGCACAAAAAGAATGGTTTTGAACGAGAAGTACTGAGTCACTTAAAAAACTTTGAGCCGGCAATCAAGCTTTACACTGAAACGATCATAGAAGGACTCTGTCCAGATTTTGTTATCTTCGCTGACAATCGGAAAATTATATTGGAGACAGATGGCGTACGCTATCACCATCTATCAGACGGGACTCCAAAGGGTAATGATATACTTCAGGATACCATTATGAAACGAGCAGGGTACGAGGTGCGACATGTGACTGATCAAGAATGGTATGCTTTGAATAATCGAGAGAAGGAAGCTTTTCTCAGAGATCTTCTCTCTCTCTAGCAATAGCCCCCTTTCCACTCCCTGATACCTCAATTACACTAGCAATAAGAATTACACTACCAATGAGATCGTCCAATATTCATGTCCTGAGACTACACAATCGAGATGGCTAAAAAGAGAATACTCCTAATAATAATTGCTCTGCTCGGATGCGTATATGTTCTATTCAATGGGGGATATTCGCTTCTGGCAATTAAGGAGTTCTCTGCTGGTCGATTCGATGGTGACTTTGAGCACTATTATGCCAGTGCCATTCGGCTGTCACGCGGTGAAAATCCCTATAAAGATTCACTTCAGCCAACACTGAATGAACTCGACATAGCCGCCACAGATTCAAATACCCATGCGACAAATCCACCCGCACTTATCCTCTTAACAGTTCCTTTCACGCTGTTGAGCCCGCTCCTTGCCTTCTGGCTATGGAATCTTTTTCAAGTATCGTTTTTTATCTTAGGCGCCTCTACTTTCGCTAAGACCTTAGACATGCGCTGTAAGTCAGTTATGGTAGGAGCAATTGGCATCATATTTTCCTATCCCTTTCTTTTCCATATCCGGCACGGTCAAACGCAGCTTCTCATTGCTGGAATTATAATGTGGGCATTATCTCTCATCCAAAGACGCCCTCAACTGGGAAGCTGGCTTCTTGGGGTATGTGCATCAATAAAGTTATTTACATTACCACTGATACTGATTGCCTTAGGTACAACATATAAGAATAAACCATTCAATGTTCGCGCCCTCTTTGTTTTTACTCTCGGATTTTTACTTTTGCCTCTAACAGCGGAATTGTTTTCTCAAGAGTGCTTGCACGTGACTTATATTAGTAATGTGCTTCCCTATATACGGTCACTCCATTTCGAGATTTCTCAAGGTGTCTCTCTTTCTTTTTTGTTCTTTTTTCTCTATTGGAAGTTCGCCTTCAACTTTGATGCACCATCAGATATTTCTGAAACCATTCTTCCCCTGGTCGGCGGGCTCTCTGGAGGTCTTTTATTAATTCTTATTGCATATGAGTATTTCAACGACCAGCAACAACGTAATCTGACGAGAAGTGCCTTATTTATTCTTACTGCTTGTATTTTATGCTCGCCAGTAGCTTGGCCCCACTACTTTGTTTTGTTATATCCAGCCCTCATCTATCTCTGGTCCAAGGCCATGGCAAAGGGTCAGCCAAGAGCTGAGACTGTCCTCCTTCTTTATTTGATGACCGCTCTCACCTTTGGATATATACCGAGTCTCCCGACCATAAGTGCAATCTGGGGTCCCCTGGTAATGGGCTGCTACTTGTATGTTCTGAGAGCTCCGAGCAAAGGAATGACAAGGACAGGGTGAGCCTACGACTTTAAAAACTATATCGTCAAAGCAGGTATAAGAAATAGATACACAACTGAGGCAACCGCAGAAAGAATACCGCACAGGAATGAAAGATATGCCAACCGTACATAGCGCAACTTTTCCTTTGCCAAATATTGACCTAAATCGTAGATCTCTCTTACCTGCACGCGATAAGCAAGCGCGTGGTCTTTCAGAACTCCTTCCCACGCTCTTTCAAACTCTTCATACGGTATGTTTATAAAGTTTCCAAAAAACAAAGAGCGCATAGCATCAAACGGCACTTCATGACTGAGACGTGTCGTCGTCTTACCAAATTTTTTGGGCATTACAGCGTAAACCGCGAACAAAACGGTAAACACTCCAGAGATAATAAGAGAAATGGCTATCATCTCAAGCTCTGGCTTTAGAAGCAGTGGTGCGCTCAGAGTAATAATCAGAGAGCTAATAGTTATCAGCATATTGGCCTTCGTATCAATCATCATACTAATTTGTTGATGATGAAGACGCGTCTGGCGAATAAGATGATCGAAGTGTGATCCAGGTTCTTTTACCTCAAACTGACGCATTGCTTCAGAGCCCTCCATCTCTTCCTCCGTTCGCTTTGTGCTGTTATTTAGCCTGCATAGACTCCATAGACTTCACGAAAAACATCGCTCATTTCACCAAGAGTTGAACCCACCCTTGCCGCTTTAATCAGGGCTGGCATTACATTTGATCCACTTTTTGCCACTCCTCGTAATTCCTCAAGCGAGGCCTTCACAGAATCTGTATCTCTTTTGTCTTTCGTTGTTTTTAGCTTTTCTCTCTGTCGAGTCTCTAGCGAAGAATCTACTTTCAGAATAGGCGTGGTCGATTCTTCTTTTTCCTCGATATACCCATTTACACCAACGATAATGCGGTCCTTATCCTCTATCTCACGTTGATACTGATAAGCCGCTTTCTCGATGGCTTCCTGTGGATAACCATCAAGAATCGCCTTTACCATACCCCCGAGTGATTCAATGCGCTCTAACTCCTCGTTCACGGCACTCTCAATTTGTCCAGTAAGCTCCTCGACCGCGAACGAGCCTCCGAATGGATCGATAAAAGACGGAATCCCTGACTCCTCTGCTATTATCTGCTGAGTTCTCAGCGCAAGGGTGGCACTTTCCTCCGTTGGCAGTCCCAGCGCCTCATCGTAGCTATTCGTATGAAGAGACTGAGTGCCACCAAGAACAGCAGCCATCGCCTGAATTGTGGTTCGAACGACATTATTCATCGGTTGTTGGGCAGTAAGGCTACTCCCCGCTGTCTGTGTATGGAATCTGAGCATCAATGAACGGCTATTCTTTGCACCGAAACGCTCTTTCATCAGCCTCGCCCAAATTCGTCGGGCAGCCCGAAATTTTGCAATTTCCTCAAGGAAATCATTGTGACAATTAAAGAAAAACGCCAACCGTTGGGCAAAATCATCCACCTTTAGACCGGCATTCAAGGCTGATTCGACATACGCAATTCCATTGGCAAAGGTGAAGGCGAGTTCTTGTATCGCGGTGCTTCCAGCTTCTCTAATATGATAGCCTGAGATGCTAATGGTATTCCATTGAGGTAAGTGCGACGCACAATATCCGAACATATCAGTAGTGATGCGAAGAGCTCCCTCTGGAGGATATATATAAGTTCCGCGCGCTATATACTCTTTGAGAATGTCATTCTGGGTTGTCCCCCTTAGCTCTCCTGACGTAACGCCCTGCTCTTCTGCAACCACAATCAGAAATGCCAGTAAAATAGCTGCCGTCGAGTTTATCGTCATTGAGACCGAGACATCTTTCAGGGGAATCTGGTCGAAAAGCTCACGCATATCTTCTAGCGTCGAAATCGAGACGCCAACCTTTCCGACCTCCCCCAAGGAGAGAGGGTGATCGGGGTCTCTTCCCATCTGAGTAGGAAGATCAAAAGCAACGCTCAGACCTGATGAACCTCTCTTCAGGAGTAGACGATACCGCTCATTAGTCTCACGAGCGGTTCCGAATCCGGCATATTGCCGCATAGTCCACAACCGACTCCTGTACATGGTGTCGTGTATGCCACGAGTGAACGGATATTCACCAGCTTTCTGTGAATCCTCGCCAAAATGAGCGGGAATTTCTAGGCCTGACTGAGTAAGGAACTTCTTCTTTCGCTCTTTCACTTCTTCGCTCCAGTTCCTATGGTATACCTCGGTTTTAAGGAAATTTGTAGCCGTTCTCTGATGGAAGCACCATACGACCGATCCCGGCAGCCCTATTTGAGTTACAAAAAGGGTCCTGTTGCAAGAGGGTCCTGTTTCAAGAGGGTCCTAGCAACAGAGGCGAGACGGGGTTATGATTTCTACCAGCGGAATGAGTCTCTATCTTGTACTCTAACTGTTTCCCTGGTGAAAGAGAGGAGTTTTCGTTTTAAACTCAAATCCGCTCGGGTACGGTGCCAGAGTGTGGGCTCGGCTAACATCAAGTAGGAACGTGTAGAATGACGAGAGAAACAGAATCCATCTCCCTTCAGGAGCTTCGCAGAAAGGAGGCCGAGGCACTTCAGGCTGGTGGCACGCAACGGATAGAGCGCCAACATCAGGCAGGAAAGCTGACTGCGCGAGAGCGCATAGATGCGCTTCTTGATCCTGGTTCCTTTCAAGAATTAGATCAATTCGTCACTCATCGGTGTGGCGCGTTTGGCTTAGACAAAAAGAAAGTGCTCGGTGACGGCGTAATTACGGGTTCGGGTAAAATCAACG
Above is a window of bacterium DNA encoding:
- a CDS encoding DUF2029 domain-containing protein — protein: MAKKRILLIIIALLGCVYVLFNGGYSLLAIKEFSAGRFDGDFEHYYASAIRLSRGENPYKDSLQPTLNELDIAATDSNTHATNPPALILLTVPFTLLSPLLAFWLWNLFQVSFFILGASTFAKTLDMRCKSVMVGAIGIIFSYPFLFHIRHGQTQLLIAGIIMWALSLIQRRPQLGSWLLGVCASIKLFTLPLILIALGTTYKNKPFNVRALFVFTLGFLLLPLTAELFSQECLHVTYISNVLPYIRSLHFEISQGVSLSFLFFFLYWKFAFNFDAPSDISETILPLVGGLSGGLLLILIAYEYFNDQQQRNLTRSALFILTACILCSPVAWPHYFVLLYPALIYLWSKAMAKGQPRAETVLLLYLMTALTFGYIPSLPTISAIWGPLVMGCYLYVLRAPSKGMTRTG
- a CDS encoding methylmalonyl-CoA mutase; this encodes MKERKKKFLTQSGLEIPAHFGEDSQKAGEYPFTRGIHDTMYRSRLWTMRQYAGFGTARETNERYRLLLKRGSSGLSVAFDLPTQMGRDPDHPLSLGEVGKVGVSISTLEDMRELFDQIPLKDVSVSMTINSTAAILLAFLIVVAEEQGVTSGELRGTTQNDILKEYIARGTYIYPPEGALRITTDMFGYCASHLPQWNTISISGYHIREAGSTAIQELAFTFANGIAYVESALNAGLKVDDFAQRLAFFFNCHNDFLEEIAKFRAARRIWARLMKERFGAKNSRSLMLRFHTQTAGSSLTAQQPMNNVVRTTIQAMAAVLGGTQSLHTNSYDEALGLPTEESATLALRTQQIIAEESGIPSFIDPFGGSFAVEELTGQIESAVNEELERIESLGGMVKAILDGYPQEAIEKAAYQYQREIEDKDRIIVGVNGYIEEKEESTTPILKVDSSLETRQREKLKTTKDKRDTDSVKASLEELRGVAKSGSNVMPALIKAARVGSTLGEMSDVFREVYGVYAG